In a single window of the Bos taurus isolate L1 Dominette 01449 registration number 42190680 breed Hereford chromosome 23, ARS-UCD2.0, whole genome shotgun sequence genome:
- the MUC21 gene encoding mucin-21: MQKRNICLKYCLLLHLLLLQHGITSSNTSTAVNNESSPASSEPDTATTGSNATSSETSIASNTASGTTHGGPSTATNAGSQGTSSGSSTTSSTESSVTSGVSSTTSDTGSSMTSEESSTTSDTGSSVTSGESSTTSDTGSSMTSGESSTTSDTGSSVTSGESSTTSDTGSSVTSGGASTTSSTGSSGTSGGASTTSSTGSSGTSGGASTTSDTGSSGTSGGASTTSDTGSSGTSGGASTTSDTGSSGTSGRTSTTSSTGSSGTSGGASTTSDSGSSGTSGRASTTSDTGSSTASSGTSTASKTGSSATTGGSDTSFPTGTHTTSNKSSTSAGTPVEDVKPSGSLKPWEIFLITLVSVVVVVGFFAGLFFCVRNSLSLRNVLDTAVYRPHGPNLGRGPGGNHGAHHRPGRSPARSWNRPISSVTMEMRESHSGF, translated from the exons ATGCAGAAAAGAAACATTTGCCTTAAGTATTGCTTACTGTTGCATCTCCTGCTATTACAACATG GCATAACCTCCAGTAATACTAGCACAGCTGTCAACAATGAATCCAGCCCAGCTTCCAGTGAACCCGATACAGCCACCACTGGATCCAATGCAACCTCCAGTGAGACTAGTATAGCCTCGAACACTGCATCCGGCACGACCCATGGTGGTCCTAGCACAGCCACTAATGCTGGATCCCAAGGGACCTCCAGTGGATCTAGCACCACCTCCAGTACTGAATCCAGCGTGACCTCTGGAGTGTCCAGCACAACCTCTGACACTGGATCTAGCATGACCTCTGAAGAGTCCAGCACAACCTCTGATACTGGATCCAGTGTGACCTCTGGAGAGTCCAGCACAACCTCTGACACTGGATCTAGCATGACCTCTGGAGAGTCCAGCACAACCTCTGACACTGGATCCAGTGTGACCTCTGGAGAGTCCAGCACAACCTCTGATACTGGATCCAGTGTGACCTCTGGAGGGGCCAGCACAACCTCCAGTACTGGATCCAGTGGGACCTCTGGAGGGGCCAGCACAACCTCCAGTACTGGATCCAGTGGGACCTCTGGAGGGGCCAGCACAACCTCTGATACTGGATCCAGTGGGACCTCTGGAGGGGCCAGCACAACCTCTGATACTGGATCCAGTGGGACCTCTGGAGGGGCCAGCACAACCTCTGATACTGGATCCAGTGGGACCTCTGGAAGGACCAGCACAACCTCCAGTACTGGATCCAGTGGGACCTCTGGAGGGGCCAGCACAACCTCTGATTCTGGATCCAGTGGGACCTCTGGAAGGGCCAGCACAACCTCTGATACTGGGTCCAGCACAGCCTCCAGTGGGACCAGCACGGCCTCCAAAACTGGATCCAGTGCAACCACAGGAGGCTCTGATACATCTTTTCCAACTGGAACACACACAACTTCTAACAAAAGTAGCACAAGTGCTGGAACTCCAGTGGAGGATGTGAAGCCCAGTGGGTCCCTGAAGCCATGGGAAATCTTCCTCATCACTCTGGTCTCAGTTGTAGTGGTCGTGGGATTCTTTGCTGGGCTCTTCTTCTGCGTG AGGAACTCCCTGTCCCTGAGAAATGTCCTTGACACAGCTGTCTACCGCCCCCATGGCCCCAACCTCGGCCGGGGCCCTGGAGGGAATCACGGAGCCCATCACAGGCCTGGGCGGAGCCCTGCCAGGTCCTGGAACAGACCCATATCCTCAGTAACCATGGAGATGAGAGAAAGTCACAGTGGGTTCTGA
- the MUCL3 gene encoding mucin like 3 precursor, which translates to MAQPAHCIRSVFGLQCFFLFLLTSLEAGAATLQERRKTGESSIFLAPDLGSITLSNHTAFHSEYSSSDALISTETHKPKHQCTTTHRSKLAHQSSTTQVAPPASEQTSSKQRIGPTTKNEHASEPNDTTNTDRETHTTPVPNRKNTTCLKSTTSRSTVTSKSAKVVSSTSNKTTEKTTQNLGKGSDHKQSTTGCHEWTTGTPVKSTEHEAKTTGDNERATGASEKSTGHEGKTTSNHERPTETYRGNITRGQENTTGTPETPTEHEGKTTWTHYKTTGGSAKSTRHQEKTTSVTEIIKTSIKLTAKNTAATENIRPTVKVTGNASISTRSPCTSNKAPRCVRTGSSTPPTSIVSDAPDNKSHTQQNKNDSQVVPEGETEGSDSFPAWAIVVVILLSVILLLVFISLIVLASYLARTCRALTQNTENNDSENVGGSNSYPVYLMEQQTLGPSQTPGPR; encoded by the exons ATGGCCCAGCCAGCCCACTGCATCCGTTCCGTCTTTGGCCTCCAgtgcttcttccttttccttctcacctctctggaggcag GTGCTGCCACACTTCAAGAACGCCGGAAAACTGGCGAATCCTCAATCTTTCTGGCTCCAGACCTTGGTTCCATTACCTTGTCTAACCACACTGCTTTTCATTCAGAATACAGCTCTTCAGACGCCCTGATATCTACAGAAACCCATAAGCCAAAGCACCAATGCACTACCACGCACCGCTCCAAGCTGGCTCACCAAAGCTCCACAACCCAAGTTGCTCCTCCTGCTTCTGAACAGACCTCCAGCAAACAAAGAATAGGGCCAACTACCAAGAACGAACATGCTTCTGAACCTAATGACACCACTAATACAGATAGGGAAACACATACAACTCCAGTACCCAACAGAAAGAATACCACTTGTCTTAAGAGCACAACAAGCAGATCAACAGTGACAAGCAAATCAGCCAAAGTTGTAAGTAGCACCTCAAACAAGACTACTGAAAAGACAACACAAAACCTAGGAAAAGGGAGTGACCACAAGCAATCAACCACAGGGTGCCATGAGTGGACCACAGGAACCCCAGTAAAGTCCACAGAACATGAAGCAAAGACCACAGGGGACAATGAGAGGGCCACTGGAGCCTCAGAAAAGTCCACAGGACACGAAGGAAAGACCACATCAAACCATGAGAGGCCCACTGAAACCTACAGAGGAAATATCACACGGGGCCAAGAGAACACCACAGGAACCCCAGAAACGCCCACAGAACATGAAGGAAAGACCACATGGACCCATTATAAGACCACAGGAGGTTCAGCAAAATCTACTAGACATCAAGAAAAGACCACGTCGGTCACTGAGATCATAAAAACGTCAATAAAACTCACAGCAAAAAACACAGCAGCCACAGAGAACATAAGACCTACAGTGAAAGTCACAGGAAATGCATCTATCAGCACTAGATCTCCTTGTACCAGTAACAAGGCTCCCCGGTGTGTACGCACTGGTTCCTCTACACCCCCCACGTCAATTGTGTCAGACGCCCCCGACAACAAGAGCCATACACAGCAGAACAAAAATGACTCACAAGTTGTCCCTGAGGGAGAAACGGAAGGGAGTGATTCCTTCCCTGCATGGGCCATAGTGGTCGTGATCCTGTTGAGTGTGATTCTCCTTCTGGTGTTCATCAGCCTGATTGTCCTG GCCTCCTACTTGGCTCGAACATGCCGTGCACTGACCCAGAACACTGAGAATAATGACTCAGAGAATGTCGGGGGCTCCAATTCCTACCCAGTTTACTTGATGGAGCAACAGACTCTCGGCCCATCCCAGACACCTGGCCCACGATGA
- the MUCL3 gene encoding mucin-like protein 3 isoform X2, with product MAQPAHCIRSVFGLQCFFLFLLTSLEAEYSSSDALISTETHKPKHQCTTTHRSKLAHQSSTTQVAPPASEQTSSKQRIGPTTKNEHASEPNDTTNTDRETHTTPVPNRKNTTCLKSTTSRSTVTSKSAKVVSSTSNKTTEKTTQNLGKGSDHKQSTTGCHEWTTGTPVKSTEHEAKTTGDNERATGASEKSTGHEGKTTSNHERPTETYRGNITRGQENTTGTPETPTEHEGKTTWTHYKTTGGSAKSTRHQEKTTSVTEIIKTSIKLTAKNTAATENIRPTVKVTGNASISTRSPCTSNKAPRCVRTGSSTPPTSIVSDAPDNKSHTQQNKNDSQVVPEGETEGSDSFPAWAIVVVILLSVILLLVFISLIVLASYLARTCRALTQNTENNDSENVGGSNSYPVYLMEQQTLGPSQTPGPR from the exons ATGGCCCAGCCAGCCCACTGCATCCGTTCCGTCTTTGGCCTCCAgtgcttcttccttttccttctcacctctctggaggcag AATACAGCTCTTCAGACGCCCTGATATCTACAGAAACCCATAAGCCAAAGCACCAATGCACTACCACGCACCGCTCCAAGCTGGCTCACCAAAGCTCCACAACCCAAGTTGCTCCTCCTGCTTCTGAACAGACCTCCAGCAAACAAAGAATAGGGCCAACTACCAAGAACGAACATGCTTCTGAACCTAATGACACCACTAATACAGATAGGGAAACACATACAACTCCAGTACCCAACAGAAAGAATACCACTTGTCTTAAGAGCACAACAAGCAGATCAACAGTGACAAGCAAATCAGCCAAAGTTGTAAGTAGCACCTCAAACAAGACTACTGAAAAGACAACACAAAACCTAGGAAAAGGGAGTGACCACAAGCAATCAACCACAGGGTGCCATGAGTGGACCACAGGAACCCCAGTAAAGTCCACAGAACATGAAGCAAAGACCACAGGGGACAATGAGAGGGCCACTGGAGCCTCAGAAAAGTCCACAGGACACGAAGGAAAGACCACATCAAACCATGAGAGGCCCACTGAAACCTACAGAGGAAATATCACACGGGGCCAAGAGAACACCACAGGAACCCCAGAAACGCCCACAGAACATGAAGGAAAGACCACATGGACCCATTATAAGACCACAGGAGGTTCAGCAAAATCTACTAGACATCAAGAAAAGACCACGTCGGTCACTGAGATCATAAAAACGTCAATAAAACTCACAGCAAAAAACACAGCAGCCACAGAGAACATAAGACCTACAGTGAAAGTCACAGGAAATGCATCTATCAGCACTAGATCTCCTTGTACCAGTAACAAGGCTCCCCGGTGTGTACGCACTGGTTCCTCTACACCCCCCACGTCAATTGTGTCAGACGCCCCCGACAACAAGAGCCATACACAGCAGAACAAAAATGACTCACAAGTTGTCCCTGAGGGAGAAACGGAAGGGAGTGATTCCTTCCCTGCATGGGCCATAGTGGTCGTGATCCTGTTGAGTGTGATTCTCCTTCTGGTGTTCATCAGCCTGATTGTCCTG GCCTCCTACTTGGCTCGAACATGCCGTGCACTGACCCAGAACACTGAGAATAATGACTCAGAGAATGTCGGGGGCTCCAATTCCTACCCAGTTTACTTGATGGAGCAACAGACTCTCGGCCCATCCCAGACACCTGGCCCACGATGA